From a region of the Streptomyces sp. B21-083 genome:
- a CDS encoding UBP-type zinc finger domain-containing protein, producing MKQCTHADALPLPEPEPKSETCPECLASGTHPVQLRLCLECGHVGCCDSSPNRHATEHHKETGHPVMRTFEPGESWRWCFVDHVLV from the coding sequence ATGAAACAGTGCACGCATGCCGACGCGCTGCCCCTCCCGGAACCAGAGCCCAAGAGCGAGACCTGTCCGGAGTGCCTGGCGTCCGGCACCCACCCGGTGCAGTTGCGCCTGTGCCTGGAATGCGGCCATGTCGGCTGCTGCGACTCCTCGCCGAACCGCCACGCGACAGAACACCACAAGGAGACCGGGCACCCGGTGATGCGGACCTTCGAACCCGGCGAGAGCTGGCGCTGGTGCTTCGTCGACCACGTCCTCGTATGA
- a CDS encoding RNA polymerase sigma factor SigF: MRNGDGPVRDEERGTRELPGAGSGGPDGPRGTADAISGIAGISGIPEQARPHPEDNPPEAGFMDDGQLDREGAVQSAPLEGPSEVSPVPAEAGAQGRATGGTMSEHERDDAPSAQPTVQATQHSPTDRSGARALFYELRALENGSAEYAELRNRLVRMHLPLVEHLARRFRNRGEPLDDLTQVATIGLIKSVDRFDPDRGVEFSTYATPTVVGEIKRHFRDKGWAVRVPRRLQELRLSLTTATAELSQLHGRSPTVHELAEKLGISEEEVLEGLESANAYSTLSLDVPDTDDESPAVADTLGSYDEALEGVEYRESLKPLLEDLPPREKRILLLRFFGNMTQSQIAQEVGISQMHVSRLLARTLAQLRERLLVEE; the protein is encoded by the coding sequence GTGAGGAACGGGGACGGGCCGGTGCGGGACGAAGAGCGCGGCACACGGGAGCTGCCCGGGGCGGGCAGCGGCGGCCCGGACGGGCCGCGGGGCACGGCGGACGCCATTTCCGGTATCGCCGGTATCTCCGGCATCCCCGAGCAGGCCCGGCCGCACCCGGAGGACAACCCCCCGGAGGCCGGCTTCATGGACGACGGGCAGCTGGATCGGGAAGGTGCCGTGCAGAGTGCGCCCCTGGAAGGGCCGAGTGAGGTCTCCCCTGTCCCCGCCGAGGCGGGGGCTCAGGGAAGGGCGACAGGCGGGACGATGAGCGAGCACGAACGAGACGACGCGCCAAGCGCACAGCCGACGGTGCAGGCCACCCAGCACTCCCCGACGGACCGCAGCGGAGCGCGCGCCCTGTTCTACGAGCTGCGCGCGCTGGAGAACGGCAGTGCCGAGTACGCGGAGCTTCGCAACCGGCTGGTGCGTATGCATCTCCCGCTCGTCGAGCACCTCGCGCGCCGCTTCCGCAACCGCGGTGAGCCGTTGGACGACCTGACCCAGGTCGCGACCATCGGTCTGATCAAGTCGGTCGACCGCTTCGACCCGGACCGCGGCGTCGAGTTCTCGACGTACGCGACCCCTACGGTCGTCGGCGAGATCAAGCGGCACTTCCGTGACAAGGGCTGGGCGGTCCGCGTTCCGCGCAGGCTGCAGGAGCTGCGTCTCTCGCTCACCACGGCGACGGCGGAGCTTTCGCAGCTGCACGGCCGCTCCCCCACGGTCCATGAGCTGGCCGAGAAGCTGGGCATCTCGGAGGAGGAGGTCCTGGAGGGCCTGGAGTCGGCCAACGCCTACTCCACGCTGTCCCTGGACGTCCCCGACACGGACGACGAGTCCCCCGCGGTCGCGGACACCCTGGGTTCGTACGACGAGGCCCTGGAGGGCGTCGAGTACCGCGAGTCGCTCAAGCCGCTTCTTGAGGATCTCCCGCCCCGGGAGAAGCGGATCCTGCTGCTGCGCTTCTTCGGCAACATGACGCAGTCGCAGATCGCGCAGGAGGTCGGCATCTCCCAGATGCACGTCTCCCGGCTGCTGGCGCGGACGCTCGCCCAGTTGCGGGAGCGGCTGCTGGTGGAGGAGTAG
- a CDS encoding diacylglycerol/lipid kinase family protein has protein sequence MRALLVVNPAATTTSARTRDVLTHALASEMKLEAVTTEYRGHARDLGRQAAESKDIELVVALGGDGTVNEVVNGLLHNGPDPDRLPRLAVVPGGSTNVFARALGLPNDAVEATGVLLDALREDRERTVGLGVAKGTPGTEDESVPERWFTFCAGLGFDAGVIGRVEQQRERGRKSTHSLYLRQVVRQFLGEANRRHGTITLEQPGADPMTDLVLSIVCNTSPWTYLGNRPVYASPKASFDTGLDVLGLSRMSTGAVARYGMQLLTSSPERGPHGRHVKALHDLTDFTLHSKVPLPLQMDGDHLGLRTSVTFTGVRRALRVIV, from the coding sequence ATGCGTGCACTTCTCGTGGTCAATCCGGCGGCTACCACCACAAGCGCACGTACGCGCGATGTGCTGACCCATGCTCTCGCGAGCGAGATGAAACTCGAGGCGGTCACCACCGAGTACCGGGGCCACGCGCGTGACCTCGGCCGGCAGGCGGCGGAGAGCAAGGACATCGAGCTGGTCGTCGCTCTCGGTGGCGACGGGACGGTCAACGAGGTCGTGAACGGCCTGCTGCACAACGGGCCCGACCCGGACCGGCTGCCCCGCCTCGCGGTGGTCCCCGGCGGCTCCACGAACGTCTTCGCCCGCGCCCTCGGTCTGCCCAACGACGCCGTTGAGGCCACCGGCGTCCTGCTGGACGCCCTGCGCGAGGACCGGGAACGCACAGTGGGCCTCGGTGTGGCGAAGGGCACCCCGGGGACCGAGGACGAGTCGGTTCCGGAGCGCTGGTTCACGTTCTGTGCGGGGCTGGGATTCGACGCCGGCGTGATCGGGCGCGTGGAGCAACAGCGGGAACGCGGCCGTAAATCCACACATTCCCTTTACCTGCGGCAAGTTGTGCGGCAATTCCTGGGCGAGGCCAATCGCCGGCACGGCACGATCACGCTGGAACAGCCGGGCGCCGACCCGATGACGGATCTGGTGCTGTCCATAGTCTGCAACACGTCCCCTTGGACGTATCTGGGTAATCGTCCGGTGTACGCCTCACCTAAGGCCTCGTTCGATACCGGGCTCGACGTACTCGGTCTCAGTCGTATGTCGACGGGTGCGGTTGCCCGGTATGGCATGCAGTTGCTCACTTCGTCCCCCGAACGGGGACCCCATGGCAGGCACGTCAAGGCCCTGCATGACCTGACGGACTTCACCTTGCATTCGAAGGTCCCTCTGCCCCTCCAGATGGACGGCGACCACCTGGGACTGCGAACGAGCGTGACGTTCACAGGCGTACGCCGTGCACTGCGTGTGATTGTGTGA
- a CDS encoding WhiB family transcriptional regulator has translation MDWRHNAVCREEDPELFFPIGNTGPALLQIEEAKAVCRRCPVMEQCLQWALESGQDSGVWGGLSEDERRAMKRRAARNRARQATA, from the coding sequence ATGGACTGGCGTCACAACGCCGTTTGCCGCGAGGAAGACCCGGAACTCTTCTTCCCCATCGGCAACACCGGTCCTGCGCTGCTGCAGATCGAGGAAGCCAAGGCCGTCTGCCGCCGCTGCCCCGTCATGGAGCAGTGTTTGCAGTGGGCGCTTGAGTCCGGCCAGGACTCGGGCGTCTGGGGTGGTCTCAGCGAGGACGAGCGCCGTGCCATGAAGCGTCGCGCCGCCCGCAACCGGGCCCGCCAGGCAACCGCCTGA
- a CDS encoding sensor histidine kinase, which produces MPSMNELVRQHTALSDSDLEWLHLLVSEWQLLSDLSFADLVLWVPTRDGTRYVSVAQMRPNTGPTSYQDDMVGHLVPRGRRPLLDAALDEGRIVREGDPEWREEVPVRVESIPVRREGRVLGVIARNTNLLTVRTPSRLELTYLQSASDLAQMIAAGSFPFSNQVVDMDASPRVGDGLIRLDADGIVQYASPNALSAYHRLGLASDLVGQHLGVTTAELAPSRGPVDEALSKVASGWAPREFEIESVDGVIQFRAIPLKPKGTRIGSLVLLRDVTELRRRERELITKDATIREIHHRVKNNLQTVAALLRLQARRIESERGREALEEAVRRVGSIAIVHETLSQNLDERVEFDEIADRVLAMVSEISPGTVTGRRTGRFGILDAEVATPLSMVLTEILQNALEHGFGPGDTGSVEVSAVRGGTTKESRLLVTVQDDGVGLPEGFDPHRSGNLGLQIVRTLVEGELGGTFDMVPAPERGTQVILDIPVRANK; this is translated from the coding sequence GTGCCCTCCATGAACGAACTCGTACGCCAGCACACCGCGCTCAGCGACTCCGACCTGGAGTGGCTGCACCTGCTGGTGTCGGAGTGGCAACTGCTCTCCGACCTCTCCTTCGCCGACCTCGTCCTGTGGGTTCCCACCCGCGACGGCACCCGCTATGTCTCGGTCGCCCAGATGCGGCCGAACACCGGTCCGACCTCGTACCAGGACGACATGGTCGGCCATCTCGTCCCCCGTGGCCGCCGCCCCCTGCTGGACGCGGCTCTGGACGAGGGCCGGATCGTGCGCGAGGGCGACCCGGAATGGCGCGAAGAGGTCCCTGTCCGTGTCGAGTCGATCCCCGTCCGCAGGGAAGGACGCGTCCTCGGGGTCATCGCGCGCAACACCAACCTCCTCACCGTCCGGACCCCGAGCCGCCTGGAACTGACGTATCTCCAGAGCGCCTCCGACCTCGCCCAGATGATCGCCGCCGGATCGTTCCCCTTCTCCAACCAGGTGGTCGACATGGACGCCTCGCCGCGGGTCGGCGACGGACTGATCCGGCTCGACGCCGACGGCATCGTCCAGTACGCCTCGCCCAACGCGCTGTCCGCGTACCACCGGCTCGGTCTCGCCTCCGACCTCGTCGGCCAGCACCTGGGCGTCACCACGGCCGAACTCGCCCCGTCCCGGGGGCCGGTGGACGAGGCGCTCTCCAAGGTCGCCAGCGGCTGGGCGCCGCGCGAGTTCGAGATCGAGTCCGTCGACGGGGTCATCCAGTTCCGCGCCATCCCCCTCAAACCCAAGGGCACGCGCATCGGTTCACTCGTCCTGCTCCGCGACGTCACCGAACTGCGCCGCCGTGAACGCGAGTTGATCACCAAGGACGCGACCATCCGGGAGATCCACCACCGGGTCAAGAACAACCTCCAGACGGTGGCCGCCCTGTTGCGCCTTCAGGCCCGGCGTATCGAGTCGGAGCGTGGGCGCGAGGCCCTGGAAGAGGCCGTACGGCGGGTCGGGTCCATCGCGATCGTGCACGAGACGCTCTCCCAGAACCTGGACGAACGGGTGGAGTTCGACGAGATCGCCGACCGCGTGCTCGCCATGGTCTCCGAGATCTCGCCGGGCACGGTCACCGGCCGGCGCACCGGCCGCTTCGGCATTCTGGACGCCGAGGTCGCCACCCCGCTCTCCATGGTGCTGACCGAGATCCTGCAGAACGCCCTGGAACACGGCTTCGGACCGGGCGACACCGGCTCGGTCGAGGTCTCGGCGGTCCGGGGTGGCACGACCAAGGAGTCCCGCCTCCTCGTCACCGTGCAGGACGACGGCGTCGGTCTCCCCGAGGGCTTCGACCCGCACCGCTCGGGCAACCTGGGCCTGCAGATCGTACGGACGCTGGTGGAGGGGGAGTTGGGCGGCACGTTCGACATGGTGCCCGCTCCCGAGCGGGGTACGCAGGTGATCCTCGACATCCCGGTGCGCGCCAACAAGTAG
- the nagB gene encoding glucosamine-6-phosphate deaminase, which produces MEVVIVPDAKAGGELIAGAIAQLLRHKATALLGVATGSTPLPVYQALSARAASGAVEMSRARIAQLDEYVGLPADHPESYRSVLRREVLEPLGIGMDAFIGPDGTAEDVRGACEAYDRALAEAGGVDLQLLGIGTDGHIGFNEPCSSLASRTRIKTLTEQTRIDNARFFDGDIGQVPQHVITQGIGTILEARHLVLLATGEGKADAVAATVEGPVAAVCPASALQLHPHATVVVDEAAASKLKLADYFRHTFVNKPDWQGI; this is translated from the coding sequence GTGGAAGTTGTCATCGTTCCGGACGCCAAGGCGGGTGGCGAGCTCATCGCCGGGGCCATCGCACAGCTGCTCCGGCACAAGGCGACCGCGCTGCTCGGCGTGGCCACCGGCTCGACCCCGCTGCCCGTCTACCAGGCACTTTCGGCCCGGGCGGCCTCCGGTGCCGTGGAGATGTCCCGAGCGCGCATAGCCCAGCTCGACGAGTACGTGGGGCTGCCGGCCGACCATCCGGAGTCGTACCGTTCGGTGCTGCGGCGCGAGGTGCTGGAGCCGCTCGGGATCGGGATGGACGCGTTCATCGGGCCCGACGGGACCGCCGAGGACGTACGGGGGGCGTGCGAGGCGTACGACAGGGCGCTGGCGGAGGCCGGCGGGGTCGACCTCCAGTTGCTGGGGATCGGGACCGACGGACACATCGGGTTCAACGAGCCGTGCTCCTCGCTCGCCTCGCGGACCCGGATCAAGACGTTGACCGAGCAGACCCGGATCGACAACGCGCGGTTCTTCGACGGCGACATCGGCCAGGTCCCGCAGCACGTCATCACGCAGGGCATCGGCACGATCCTGGAGGCGCGGCACCTGGTGCTGCTCGCGACGGGCGAGGGCAAGGCGGACGCGGTGGCGGCGACGGTGGAGGGGCCCGTGGCCGCGGTGTGTCCGGCGTCGGCGCTCCAGTTGCACCCGCATGCGACGGTGGTGGTCGACGAGGCAGCCGCTTCCAAGCTGAAGCTGGCCGACTACTTCCGGCACACCTTCGTCAACAAGCCCGACTGGCAAGGTATCTAG
- a CDS encoding VOC family protein, which yields MELTQIRLLVSDFPAVYRFYRDVLGLKPQFEAESGPYAKLSPDTGHAAIALQDRAQMAGVLERLGTEPDGHRVLLVLRVDDLDAAHAELTARGAEFLRGPGPMGDRMRVAHLADPEGNLIELQEWLALREQVGTASM from the coding sequence ATGGAACTCACCCAGATACGCCTGTTGGTGTCCGACTTCCCCGCTGTCTACCGCTTCTACCGGGACGTGCTCGGGCTCAAGCCGCAGTTCGAGGCCGAGAGCGGTCCGTACGCCAAGCTCAGCCCCGACACCGGGCACGCCGCGATCGCACTCCAGGACCGGGCGCAGATGGCCGGCGTCCTGGAACGGCTGGGCACGGAGCCGGACGGACACCGCGTGCTATTGGTGCTGCGAGTGGACGACCTGGACGCCGCCCACGCCGAGCTCACCGCACGGGGCGCGGAATTCCTCCGGGGTCCGGGTCCGATGGGCGACCGGATGCGGGTCGCCCACCTGGCGGACCCGGAAGGGAACCTGATCGAGCTGCAGGAGTGGCTGGCACTGAGAGAACAGGTCGGTACCGCGTCGATGTAG
- a CDS encoding glycoside hydrolase family 3 protein, whose product MTTLARRPDTLTRDALTVLQPGFTGTTAPDWLLRRLGEGLASVGLFGRNITSPEQLAALTAQLRAERDDVLVAIDEEGGDVTRLEVRTGSSFPGNHALGAVDDVELTRAVAHELGHRLRACGVNLNWAPSADVNSNPANPVIGVRSFGADPELVARHTAAYVTGLQAAGVAACTKHFPGHGDTSVDSHHALPRIDASRSVVLDRELSPFRAAIAAGTRAVMSAHILIPSLDPDRPATLSRPVLTDLLRGELGYTGLIVTDGMEMQAIAGTYGIERGSVLAIAAGADAICVGGGLSDDETVRRLRDALIKAVRAGDLPEDRLADAAERVRTLARWTTAPREPSATEPTEPTDIGLQAARRAVETTYPAGSAPLEPLREPPYVAAFTPVANFAVGNETPWGVAAELVRLLPGTRTGTFTGEGAARAALTEAGPSRIVAVVRDEHRHPWMSAALDTLLTARPDTIVVEMGVPQSPRRGAAHLATHGAARVCGRAAAEIIAGE is encoded by the coding sequence ATGACGACACTCGCCCGCCGCCCCGACACGCTGACCCGCGACGCGCTCACCGTCCTCCAGCCCGGCTTCACCGGCACCACCGCCCCCGACTGGCTGCTGCGCCGCCTCGGCGAAGGCCTCGCCTCCGTGGGCCTGTTCGGCCGCAACATCACCTCCCCGGAGCAACTGGCCGCCCTCACTGCCCAGTTGCGCGCCGAGCGCGACGACGTCCTGGTCGCGATCGACGAGGAGGGCGGCGACGTCACCCGGCTGGAGGTCCGCACCGGCTCCTCCTTCCCCGGCAACCACGCCCTGGGCGCCGTCGACGACGTCGAGCTGACGCGTGCGGTGGCCCACGAACTCGGCCACCGTCTCCGCGCCTGCGGGGTCAACCTCAACTGGGCCCCGTCGGCGGACGTCAACTCCAACCCCGCCAACCCCGTCATCGGCGTCCGCTCCTTCGGCGCCGACCCGGAGCTGGTCGCCCGCCACACCGCGGCCTACGTCACCGGTCTCCAGGCCGCGGGCGTCGCCGCCTGCACGAAGCACTTCCCGGGTCACGGCGACACGTCGGTCGACTCCCACCACGCCCTGCCTCGCATCGACGCGAGCCGCTCGGTGGTCCTCGACCGCGAGCTGTCCCCGTTCCGCGCGGCGATCGCCGCCGGCACCAGGGCGGTGATGAGCGCCCACATCCTGATCCCGTCGCTGGACCCCGACCGCCCGGCCACCCTCTCCCGTCCCGTCCTCACCGACCTCCTCCGGGGTGAACTCGGCTACACCGGCCTGATCGTCACCGACGGCATGGAGATGCAGGCCATCGCGGGCACGTACGGCATCGAACGAGGCAGCGTCCTCGCCATCGCCGCCGGCGCCGACGCCATCTGCGTGGGCGGCGGCCTCTCGGACGACGAGACGGTACGCCGTCTGCGCGACGCCCTGATCAAGGCCGTACGCGCCGGTGACCTCCCGGAGGACCGTCTGGCGGACGCGGCGGAACGCGTCAGGACCCTGGCTCGCTGGACGACGGCACCGCGAGAGCCCTCTGCCACGGAGCCCACGGAGCCCACGGACATCGGCCTCCAGGCCGCCCGTCGCGCCGTGGAGACGACGTACCCGGCGGGCTCCGCCCCCCTCGAACCCCTCCGGGAACCCCCGTACGTGGCCGCCTTCACCCCGGTGGCGAACTTCGCCGTCGGCAACGAGACACCCTGGGGTGTGGCGGCCGAACTGGTACGCCTCCTGCCCGGCACCCGCACCGGCACCTTCACCGGCGAGGGGGCGGCCCGGGCGGCCCTCACCGAGGCGGGCCCGAGCCGCATCGTCGCCGTGGTCCGTGACGAACACCGCCACCCGTGGATGTCGGCGGCCCTTGACACCCTCCTCACCGCCCGCCCCGACACGATCGTCGTCGAGATGGGCGTCCCCCAGTCCCCCCGCCGAGGCGCCGCCCATCTGGCGACCCACGGCGCGGCCAGAGTCTGCGGACGCGCGGCGGCGGAGATCATCGCGGGGGAATGA
- a CDS encoding carbohydrate ABC transporter permease — protein sequence MSTATVSGPRKSKLGWNLLGLFVFLTAGFPVYWMLNTAFKPAKDAIDPDPSLFPTGFTLANFRRALNIADFWGPVGRSLIVSLTVVVIGIVVGMLAALAISRFAFRGRKIVIVGILAVQMVPLVAMIIPVFLLLNDLDQYDRLSGLIITYLTFILPFTVWTLRGFIVNIPKELEEAAMVDGCSRTTAFLRVVFPLLAPGLVATSVYGFIQAWNEYLYALMLMSQKNQTATVWLGNFTTKHGTEYAPMMAGSTMMAVPIVVLFLLVQRKMAAGLTAGAVKG from the coding sequence ATGAGCACTGCCACTGTCTCCGGTCCCCGGAAGTCCAAACTCGGCTGGAACCTGCTGGGCCTGTTCGTCTTCCTGACGGCCGGCTTCCCCGTCTACTGGATGCTGAACACGGCGTTCAAACCGGCGAAGGACGCGATCGACCCCGATCCGAGCCTGTTCCCGACGGGCTTCACCCTCGCCAACTTCCGCCGCGCGCTGAACATCGCCGACTTCTGGGGCCCGGTCGGCCGCAGCCTGATCGTGTCCCTGACGGTGGTCGTGATCGGCATCGTGGTGGGCATGCTGGCGGCCCTCGCCATCTCCCGCTTCGCCTTCCGCGGCCGGAAGATCGTCATCGTCGGCATTCTGGCCGTGCAGATGGTCCCCCTGGTCGCGATGATCATCCCCGTGTTCCTGCTTCTCAACGACCTCGACCAGTACGACCGGCTGTCCGGCCTGATCATCACCTACCTCACCTTCATCCTTCCGTTCACGGTGTGGACCCTGCGCGGCTTCATCGTCAACATCCCGAAGGAACTGGAGGAGGCCGCGATGGTCGACGGCTGCTCCCGCACCACCGCATTCCTCCGCGTGGTCTTCCCCCTCCTCGCCCCCGGCCTGGTCGCCACCTCGGTCTACGGCTTCATCCAGGCCTGGAACGAGTACCTGTACGCCCTGATGCTGATGAGCCAGAAGAACCAGACCGCCACCGTCTGGCTCGGCAACTTCACCACCAAGCACGGCACCGAGTACGCCCCGATGATGGCCGGCTCCACGATGATGGCCGTGCCGATCGTCGTCCTCTTCCTCCTCGTCCAGCGCAAGATGGCCGCGGGCCTGACCGCGGGCGCCGTGAAGGGATAA